Part of the Longimicrobiaceae bacterium genome is shown below.
CCCTTCCGGGGAGCCGCGCCCGCCTGTGTGCCGGCAGCCGTCAGTCCATCTGCCGGCGGATGAACGTCGGGATCTCGAGGTCGTTGGGGAGCGGCCGCTCCGCCGGGCGCGAAGGCCATCGGATCGGGGTGGTCTGCGCCGGACCCGCGGCCGGCGCCTGCGGCTCGGGGGCGGGCTCCGGGCGCGGCGGGTACGTGGTGGTCGTCGTCCCCAGCGGGCGCACCTCAGGACGGGGCTCGGGGCGCGCCGCCGCCGTCACCGTACGGAAGTTGGGGCGGATCACGTTGTCCGAGCGGTCGGCGAACGGGGCGGCGTCCTTCTCGAACCCGGTCGCGATCACCGTCACGCGGACCTCCTCCTTCATGCTGCTGTCGTGCACCGCGCCGAAGATGATCTCCGCCTCGTCGCCGGCGGCGTCCTGGATGATGGAGGAGATCGTGGTCACCTCGTCGATGGCAAGGTCCATCCCGCCGGTGATGTTGATCAGCACCCCGGCCGCGCCATGGATGGAGATGTTGTCCAGGAGCGGCGACGAGATCGCCTCCTGAGCCGCCTCCACCGAGCGGTTCTCGCCGCGCCCGAAGCCGGTCCCCATCAGCGCGGTCCCGCGGTTGGACATGACCGTCCGCACGTCGGCGAAGTCCACGTTCACCTCGCCGGTGACGCGGATCAGGTCCGAAATGCCCTGCGTGGCGTGCAGGAGCACCTCGTCCGCCTTCTTGAGCGCGTCCTTGAACGAAGTCCCCTTCCCGACCACCGCGAGGAGCCGCTCGTTGGGGACGACGATCATGGTGTCCACCGCGCGCTTCAGCTCGGCGAGCCCCTGCTCCGCCTGGCGCATCCGCTTCTTCCCCTCGAAGAGGAAGGGGCGGGTCACGATGGCGATGGTCAGCGCTCCCATCTCACGGGCCATCTCCCCGATCAGCGGCGCGCCGCCCGTCCCGGTCCCGCCGCCCATCCCGGCGGTGATGAAGACGAGGTCCGAGCCCTCCAGCGCCTTGCGCATCTCGTCGGCGCTCTCCTCCATCGCCGCCCGCCCGATCTCCGGGCGCGCGCCGGCCCCCAGCCCGCGGGTGAGCTTCTTCCCGATCTGGATCTTGACGCCCGAACGCGAGTTCTTGAGCGCCTGCGCGTCGGTGTTCACCGAGATGAACTCGACCCCCTCCAGGTCTTCGTCCACCATCCGGTTCACCGCGTTCCCGCCTCCACCCCCCACACCCACCACCTTCATGCGGGCGTTCTGGATGGCGGACTCCTCGTACTCGAAAATCATCTGCTCTTCCTCCGTCCCGGGGGAGGTACACGACTGCGAGAAAAGTTGAGTGCCGACCGACGGACTCCCTAGAAGAAGTCGTTCAGCCAGTCACGCATCCACTTGATCATTCCGCCCATCGAGGCGCCGCCCATGGCGGCTCCGCCTCCGGCGTGCTCCGGGACCATGCGCCGGGCGCCGAACAGGACGAGCCCGGTGGCGGTCGCGAACTTGGGGCGGCGGACGCTGTCGGACAAGCCTCCCAGCTCCTCGCCGGGAACTCCGCAGCGGACAGGAGCCGCGAAGGTGCGCTCCGCCAGCTCCAGCACCCCGTGCAGCGACGCGCCGCCGCCGGTGAGCACGATCCCGGCACCCAGCCGGTCCGCCAGGCCGCTGCGCTGCACCTGGTCCTCGGCCAGCGCCAGGATCTCGTCCATGCGCTGCTCGATGACGTGGCCCAGGAGCTCCCGCGCGATGTGGCGCGTCTGCCCGGCCGCGGCGCCCGGGACCTCGAAGGTCTCGTTGGGGTCTACCAGGTCCGCCCGCGCGACGCCCCAGCGCTCCTTGGCGCGCGAGGCCTCCGCGTAGGGGAGCGAGAGCCCCTTGGCGATGTCGTTGGTCACGGTGGCGCCCCCC
Proteins encoded:
- the ftsZ gene encoding cell division protein FtsZ encodes the protein MIFEYEESAIQNARMKVVGVGGGGGNAVNRMVDEDLEGVEFISVNTDAQALKNSRSGVKIQIGKKLTRGLGAGARPEIGRAAMEESADEMRKALEGSDLVFITAGMGGGTGTGGAPLIGEMAREMGALTIAIVTRPFLFEGKKRMRQAEQGLAELKRAVDTMIVVPNERLLAVVGKGTSFKDALKKADEVLLHATQGISDLIRVTGEVNVDFADVRTVMSNRGTALMGTGFGRGENRSVEAAQEAISSPLLDNISIHGAAGVLINITGGMDLAIDEVTTISSIIQDAAGDEAEIIFGAVHDSSMKEEVRVTVIATGFEKDAAPFADRSDNVIRPNFRTVTAAARPEPRPEVRPLGTTTTTYPPRPEPAPEPQAPAAGPAQTTPIRWPSRPAERPLPNDLEIPTFIRRQMD